A part of Deinococcus aerolatus genomic DNA contains:
- a CDS encoding M17 family metallopeptidase: MQLVDQLEHTDLSLAFTGTGADWPDRLTRGLDAGEVRLVSRGAGGDAALALAPASAQDARDLGMALAKLARELKAGTVKVAATGHAAPLAAAALAAGWQDRRYKGGDSPKADMQLQVDGLDAAASARLRGMAAGVTFARELVSAPANHLNPASMAREAQTLSAHGVEVEAWDGPTIEARGMGLLAAVAAGSVTGPRLIRLTLPARGETTRVIALVGKGITFDTGGYSLKTGAGMYGMKNDMGGAGAVLGAMRALAELRGSIPDGTEVRAYVAAAENMVGPHAMRPGDVYRAANGKTVEVTNTDAEGRLVLADALAVACDEGATELVDLATLTGVKVAALGNDMAALFCSDADLAARLKAGAEAAGELLWELPLHQPYLKSYRKNTIADLKNSDMVPAGGSIKAALFLQQFVTRPWAHLDIAGNAAKEDVATGWGVGTLVEYVLAGQTQG; this comes from the coding sequence ATGCAACTTGTGGATCAGCTGGAGCACACTGACCTCTCACTGGCCTTCACGGGAACGGGTGCGGACTGGCCCGACCGCCTGACCCGTGGCCTGGACGCGGGCGAGGTGCGGCTGGTGTCGCGCGGTGCCGGCGGTGACGCGGCGCTGGCCCTGGCTCCCGCATCCGCGCAGGACGCCCGCGACCTGGGCATGGCGCTGGCGAAACTGGCCCGCGAGCTGAAGGCCGGGACCGTGAAGGTGGCCGCCACGGGCCACGCCGCCCCCCTGGCTGCCGCCGCGCTGGCCGCCGGCTGGCAGGACCGCCGCTATAAGGGCGGGGACAGCCCGAAGGCAGACATGCAGCTTCAGGTGGACGGATTGGACGCTGCCGCCTCGGCACGCCTGCGGGGCATGGCGGCGGGCGTGACGTTTGCCCGCGAACTGGTCAGCGCCCCCGCCAACCACCTCAACCCGGCCAGCATGGCGCGTGAGGCGCAGACGCTCTCCGCGCACGGCGTGGAGGTGGAGGCCTGGGACGGCCCCACCATTGAGGCGCGGGGCATGGGCCTGCTGGCGGCGGTGGCGGCGGGCAGCGTGACCGGCCCTCGCCTGATTCGCCTGACCCTGCCCGCGCGCGGCGAGACAACGCGGGTCATTGCCCTGGTGGGCAAGGGCATCACCTTCGACACCGGGGGCTACAGCCTCAAGACCGGCGCCGGCATGTACGGCATGAAAAACGACATGGGCGGCGCGGGCGCGGTCCTGGGGGCCATGCGCGCCCTGGCCGAGCTGCGCGGCAGCATTCCGGACGGCACCGAGGTCCGCGCCTATGTGGCCGCCGCCGAGAACATGGTGGGGCCGCACGCCATGCGACCCGGCGACGTGTACCGCGCCGCCAACGGCAAGACCGTGGAAGTCACCAACACCGACGCCGAGGGCCGCCTGGTGCTGGCCGACGCCCTGGCTGTGGCCTGCGACGAGGGGGCCACCGAGCTGGTCGATCTGGCGACCCTGACCGGCGTGAAGGTGGCCGCCCTGGGCAACGACATGGCCGCCCTGTTCTGTTCCGACGCGGATCTGGCCGCGCGCCTGAAGGCCGGCGCGGAGGCCGCCGGGGAACTGCTGTGGGAACTGCCGCTGCACCAGCCGTACCTGAAGTCCTACCGCAAGAACACCATCGCGGACCTGAAGAACAGCGACATGGTGCCGGCCGGAGGCAGCATCAAGGCGGCCCTGTTCCTCCAGCAGTTCGTGACCCGTCCGTGGGCGCATCTGGACATCGCCGGCAATGCCGCGAAAGAAGACGTGGCAACCGGCTGGGGCGTGGGCACGCTGGTGGAATACGTGCTGGCCGGCCAGACGCAGGGCTGA
- a CDS encoding alpha/beta fold hydrolase, with translation MTALPRTLSPLPLPPEDSRCCDGDLKVKTATLFRTAPLLLDCGRPLSDVRVAYHTYGEAQEEATLVLHALTGNSAVHEWWPDFLGAGRPLDPTRDFVVCANVLGGCAGTDGPAQWQGTGLGDLAISLRDMARVGRALLEHLGVRRVRVIGASMGGLLAYAWLLECPDLVARAVVIGAPVRHSPWAVGLNSAARAAIRAAPGGEGLKVARQIAMLSYRSPESLAQTQAGQRRPGVHAVTSYLEYQGEKLLARFCERSYVALTGAMDNFQPGDAELAAVRVPVLAVGISSDVLYPAAEVRAATDALPNATYWELSSIHGHDAFLMDAGELPQRVDAFLRGEAEFGLHPSG, from the coding sequence GTGACTGCCCTGCCACGCACCCTGTCTCCCCTGCCGCTGCCCCCCGAAGACTCGCGATGTTGCGATGGTGACCTGAAGGTCAAGACGGCGACGCTGTTCCGCACCGCACCCTTGCTGCTGGACTGCGGGCGGCCCCTGTCGGACGTGCGGGTGGCCTACCACACCTACGGCGAGGCGCAGGAGGAGGCCACGCTGGTGCTACACGCCCTGACCGGCAACAGCGCTGTGCACGAGTGGTGGCCGGATTTTCTGGGCGCGGGGCGGCCCCTGGACCCCACGCGGGACTTTGTCGTCTGTGCCAACGTGCTGGGCGGTTGCGCCGGAACGGACGGCCCGGCCCAGTGGCAGGGAACCGGCCTGGGGGACCTTGCCATTTCTCTGCGCGACATGGCCCGCGTGGGGCGGGCGCTGCTGGAACACCTGGGCGTGCGCCGGGTGCGCGTGATCGGCGCGAGCATGGGCGGGCTGCTGGCCTACGCGTGGCTGCTGGAATGCCCAGATCTGGTGGCGCGGGCCGTGGTGATCGGTGCGCCGGTGCGCCACTCGCCGTGGGCGGTGGGCCTGAACAGCGCCGCCCGCGCCGCCATCCGCGCGGCCCCCGGCGGCGAGGGCCTCAAGGTGGCCCGCCAGATTGCCATGCTGTCGTACCGCAGCCCTGAGAGTCTGGCCCAGACTCAGGCGGGACAGCGCAGGCCGGGGGTTCACGCCGTCACCTCTTATCTGGAGTACCAGGGCGAGAAACTGCTGGCCCGCTTCTGCGAACGCAGCTACGTGGCCCTGACCGGCGCGATGGACAACTTTCAGCCGGGCGACGCCGAGCTGGCCGCCGTCCGCGTGCCGGTGCTGGCGGTGGGCATCTCCAGCGACGTGCTGTACCCGGCGGCCGAGGTCCGGGCCGCGACCGACGCGCTGCCGAATGCCACGTACTGGGAACTGAGCAGCATCCACGGCCACGACGCCTTTCTGATGGATGCGGGCGAGTTGCCACAGCGGGTGGACGCCTTTCTGCGGGGAGAGGCGGAGTTCGGGCTCCACCCCTCTGGGTGA
- a CDS encoding (2Fe-2S) ferredoxin domain-containing protein yields MAPKYFKTSGHILVCQGPNCQARGSALLYKALWNHLERASLAYYKTGGSIRLTESGCLGSCSYGPSLCVYRQTPQGLEEGWYAAVDFPQAARIAQAVHDGVALPTEHQYGPE; encoded by the coding sequence ATGGCCCCCAAGTATTTCAAAACCTCCGGTCACATCCTGGTCTGCCAGGGGCCGAACTGTCAGGCACGCGGCTCAGCGCTGCTGTACAAGGCGCTGTGGAATCACCTGGAACGCGCCTCACTGGCGTACTACAAGACGGGCGGCAGCATCCGCCTGACCGAGAGCGGGTGCCTGGGCTCGTGCAGTTACGGCCCCAGCCTGTGCGTGTACCGCCAGACGCCGCAGGGGCTGGAGGAAGGCTGGTACGCGGCGGTGGACTTCCCGCAGGCGGCACGGATTGCCCAGGCCGTACACGATGGGGTGGCGTTGCCCACCGAACACCAGTACGGCCCGGAATAA
- a CDS encoding ABC transporter substrate-binding protein, whose protein sequence is MKPILTRTLTLTLALTGLAAATTYPLTLTDDLNRKVTLRAEPKRIVSMLPSDSETLCAIGACDKLVGVDDYSDYPQKVTTLPKMGGLYDPRIEAIVALKPDLVLVSRYGKIVEPLTQAGITVVAVNPETYEEVFAKTLVLGRIVNREAQAKNLVTQMRRDIARTEILTKNAVKKPSVYVEVDPTPYSIGPNSFMGVLLTKAGGRNIIPASMGDFPKVDPEFIVKANPQLILGVDAKVAAARPGWGSMTAVKAGKAMALPKELDTIFSRPGPRMPQALAGLARLIHPELFK, encoded by the coding sequence ATGAAACCCATCCTGACCCGCACGCTGACCCTGACGCTGGCCCTGACGGGCCTGGCCGCCGCCACCACCTACCCGCTGACCCTGACCGATGACCTGAACCGCAAGGTGACCCTCAGGGCCGAGCCGAAGCGCATCGTGAGCATGCTGCCCAGCGACAGCGAAACGCTATGCGCGATTGGGGCCTGCGACAAGCTGGTGGGCGTCGACGATTACAGCGACTACCCGCAGAAGGTCACCACCCTGCCGAAGATGGGCGGGCTGTACGATCCCAGGATCGAGGCCATTGTGGCCCTGAAGCCCGATCTGGTGCTGGTCAGCAGGTACGGCAAGATTGTGGAGCCGCTGACCCAGGCGGGCATCACTGTGGTTGCCGTGAATCCCGAAACCTATGAGGAAGTGTTTGCCAAGACCCTGGTGCTGGGCCGGATCGTCAACCGGGAAGCACAGGCCAAAAATCTGGTCACGCAGATGCGCCGCGACATCGCCCGTACCGAGATTCTGACCAAGAATGCGGTGAAGAAGCCCAGCGTCTACGTTGAGGTGGATCCCACGCCGTACAGCATCGGCCCCAACTCCTTCATGGGCGTGCTGCTGACCAAGGCAGGCGGGCGGAACATCATTCCGGCCAGCATGGGCGACTTTCCCAAGGTGGACCCCGAGTTCATCGTGAAGGCCAACCCGCAGCTCATTCTGGGCGTGGACGCGAAGGTGGCAGCGGCCCGGCCCGGCTGGGGCAGCATGACGGCGGTCAAGGCCGGCAAGGCAATGGCGCTGCCCAAGGAACTGGACACGATCTTCTCGCGCCCGGGCCCGCGCATGCCGCAGGCGCTGGCCGGGCTGGCCAGGCTCATTCATCCGGAACTGTTCAAGTAG
- a CDS encoding FecCD family ABC transporter permease, with product MGSDAQRDAPRAEALPAAALAAEPRWVWPRTLLLLLLLLSAIVLGTGLGSVTIAPGEVLGALWRGLASQFTGAELGSNDVIVWQIRLPRVMMGVLVGASLSVCGGAFQGVFRNPLADPYLLGVASGSALGATLAIVLNWPRPLIPVSALFAALLAVAATLSLAREGRRFPPTRLILAGVVVGSVLSAATTALILRGEDRARQVLAYTLGDLGFSGWRDVLTVLPYAGLGCGVLLLLARALDTLQLGDLTARSLGVPVERLRLIVVIAASVATAGAVAYVGVIGFVGLIVPHMVRLAFGASHRILLPLSALLGGALLVYADLLARTSPLSQVGIVTTLLGGPFFLWLLRREKDI from the coding sequence ATGGGAAGTGACGCGCAGCGGGACGCCCCGCGCGCTGAGGCGCTGCCGGCTGCTGCCCTGGCTGCTGAACCGCGCTGGGTGTGGCCGCGCACCCTGCTTCTGCTCCTGCTGCTGCTGTCGGCCATCGTGCTGGGCACCGGGCTGGGCAGCGTGACCATTGCGCCGGGCGAGGTGCTGGGGGCGCTGTGGCGCGGTCTCGCCAGCCAGTTCACCGGGGCGGAACTGGGCAGCAACGACGTGATCGTGTGGCAGATCCGCCTGCCGCGCGTGATGATGGGCGTGCTGGTGGGGGCCAGCCTGTCGGTGTGTGGCGGCGCATTTCAGGGCGTGTTCCGCAACCCGCTGGCCGATCCGTACCTGCTGGGCGTGGCCAGCGGCTCGGCGCTGGGGGCCACCCTGGCGATCGTGCTGAACTGGCCGCGCCCTCTGATTCCGGTGTCGGCGCTCTTTGCGGCGCTGCTGGCGGTGGCCGCCACGCTGTCGCTGGCGCGTGAGGGCCGCCGTTTCCCACCCACCCGCCTGATTCTGGCCGGGGTGGTGGTGGGCAGCGTCCTGAGTGCCGCCACCACTGCCCTGATCCTGCGCGGCGAGGACCGCGCCCGGCAGGTGCTGGCCTACACCCTGGGCGATCTGGGCTTCAGCGGCTGGCGCGACGTGCTGACCGTGCTGCCCTATGCTGGCCTGGGCTGCGGCGTGCTGCTGCTGCTGGCCCGCGCGCTGGACACCCTGCAACTCGGAGACCTGACCGCCCGCTCGCTGGGCGTGCCGGTGGAACGCCTGCGCCTGATCGTGGTGATCGCCGCCAGCGTCGCCACGGCCGGGGCGGTGGCCTATGTGGGCGTGATCGGCTTCGTGGGATTGATCGTGCCGCACATGGTCCGGCTGGCCTTTGGGGCGAGTCACCGCATCCTGCTGCCGCTCTCGGCGCTGCTGGGCGGCGCATTGCTGGTCTACGCGGACCTGCTGGCCCGCACCTCGCCGCTGTCACAGGTGGGCATCGTGACCACGCTGCTGGGCGGCCCCTTCTTCCTGTGGCTGCTGCGCCGGGAGAAGGACATATGA
- a CDS encoding DUF4032 domain-containing protein: protein MFSSDSGSPQTMSRTRSTARGEVERARLMSDVRDLVAILRRQPNELLPFEWMKHLAPLGEHSLGVQAIQVDQIIGSVDRYREFDRHYLPKEKHLDERWIGVRSAQLQGKELPPIQVYKVGELYFVKDGNHRVSVARRQGQAYIDAHVIELNVTVPPEESDTLVDLIIKGEYAQFLRDTGLDMLVPGHREILFTTPGRYDKLLDHIRTRQYFLDRKPERAGLPPVTWEEAVLSWYTRLYLRIVENLDLHHVMFRFPGRTEADLYLWTMDHRYFLTQQYGHDVGSEEAARDFGKRHSPPVYKRLGQRMRLLLRGKLDPAM, encoded by the coding sequence ATGTTTTCTTCAGACTCCGGTTCACCGCAGACCATGTCCAGGACCCGCAGCACGGCGCGTGGCGAGGTGGAACGCGCCCGCCTGATGAGCGACGTGCGCGATCTGGTGGCGATCTTGCGCCGCCAGCCCAATGAGCTGCTGCCCTTCGAGTGGATGAAGCATCTGGCCCCGCTGGGTGAACACAGCCTAGGCGTGCAGGCCATTCAAGTGGACCAGATCATCGGCTCGGTGGACCGCTACCGCGAATTTGACCGCCACTACCTGCCCAAGGAAAAGCACCTGGACGAGCGCTGGATCGGTGTCCGTAGCGCGCAGCTCCAGGGCAAGGAATTGCCGCCCATTCAGGTGTACAAGGTGGGGGAGCTGTACTTCGTCAAGGACGGCAACCACCGCGTCTCGGTGGCCCGCCGTCAGGGGCAGGCGTACATCGACGCACACGTCATCGAGCTGAACGTGACCGTGCCGCCCGAGGAAAGCGACACCCTGGTCGACCTGATCATCAAGGGTGAGTACGCGCAGTTCCTGCGGGACACCGGGCTCGATATGCTGGTGCCGGGCCACCGCGAGATCCTGTTCACCACGCCGGGCCGCTACGACAAGCTGCTGGACCACATCCGCACCCGCCAGTATTTTCTGGACCGCAAGCCGGAGCGTGCGGGCCTGCCGCCCGTGACCTGGGAGGAGGCGGTACTCAGCTGGTACACCCGCCTGTACCTGCGGATTGTGGAAAACCTGGACCTGCACCACGTCATGTTCCGCTTTCCGGGCCGCACCGAGGCGGACCTGTACCTGTGGACCATGGACCACCGTTACTTTCTGACCCAGCAGTACGGCCACGACGTGGGCAGCGAGGAGGCCGCCCGCGACTTCGGCAAGCGCCACTCGCCCCCGGTCTACAAACGCCTGGGCCAGCGCATGCGGCTGCTGCTGCGCGGCAAGCTCGACCCGGCGATGTAG
- a CDS encoding O-acetylhomoserine aminocarboxypropyltransferase/cysteine synthase family protein, with the protein MPQKFETLQVHAGQKPDPTTGSQAVPIYPTNSYVFESPQHAADLFGLRAFGNIYSRIMNPTNAVLEERIAALEGGVAALSVSSGHAAQLVAILNVAQAGDNIVSTPNLYGGTVNQFRVTLRRLGIEVRFTGKDERPEEFAALIDDQTRAVYLETIGNPALNIPDFEAIAAVAHARGVAVFVDNTFGAGGYYCQPLTHGANVIVASASKWIGGHGNGIGGVIVDGGNFDWGNGRYPLMTEPSPSYHGLKFWDTFGEGNPLGLPNVAFITRARTEGLRDLGTTLAPQQAWQFIQGLETLSLRAERQAQNAQALAQWLSAHPDVTRVTYPGLGNHKHYDRAQHYLPRGAGGVLTFELSGGREAGEAFIRSVQLAQHVANVGDTRTLVIHPASTTHSQLDVESQTAAGVTPGLVRVSLGIEHIDDIQEDFAQALAAALVEAQEDAPREEV; encoded by the coding sequence CCGATCTGTTCGGGTTGCGTGCCTTTGGCAACATCTACAGCCGCATCATGAACCCCACCAACGCGGTGCTCGAGGAGCGCATTGCGGCCCTGGAAGGCGGCGTGGCGGCGCTGTCGGTGTCCAGCGGGCACGCCGCGCAACTGGTGGCCATCCTGAACGTGGCGCAGGCCGGGGACAACATCGTGTCCACGCCCAACCTGTACGGCGGCACGGTCAACCAGTTCCGCGTGACCCTCAGGCGGCTCGGCATCGAGGTCCGCTTTACCGGCAAGGACGAGCGCCCCGAGGAGTTCGCTGCCCTGATTGACGACCAGACCCGCGCCGTGTACCTGGAAACCATCGGCAACCCGGCGCTGAACATTCCCGATTTCGAGGCGATTGCGGCCGTCGCCCACGCACGCGGCGTGGCGGTGTTCGTGGACAACACCTTCGGCGCGGGCGGATACTACTGCCAACCGCTCACACACGGCGCGAACGTAATCGTGGCATCGGCCAGCAAATGGATCGGCGGCCACGGCAACGGCATCGGCGGCGTCATCGTGGACGGCGGCAACTTCGACTGGGGCAACGGGCGCTACCCGCTGATGACCGAGCCCAGCCCCAGCTACCACGGCCTGAAGTTCTGGGACACCTTCGGCGAGGGCAACCCGCTGGGGCTGCCCAATGTCGCCTTCATCACCCGCGCCCGCACCGAGGGCCTGCGTGACCTGGGTACCACGCTGGCCCCGCAGCAGGCATGGCAGTTTATCCAGGGCCTGGAAACGCTGTCGCTGCGGGCCGAAAGGCAGGCACAGAACGCGCAGGCGCTGGCGCAGTGGCTCTCGGCCCACCCCGACGTGACCCGCGTGACCTACCCTGGCCTGGGCAACCACAAGCACTACGACCGTGCCCAGCACTACCTGCCGCGCGGCGCGGGCGGCGTGCTGACCTTTGAACTGTCGGGCGGACGGGAGGCGGGCGAGGCGTTTATCCGCAGCGTGCAGCTCGCGCAGCACGTCGCCAACGTGGGCGACACCCGCACGCTGGTGATTCACCCGGCCAGCACCACCCACAGCCAGCTGGACGTGGAATCACAGACGGCGGCGGGCGTGACGCCGGGGCTGGTGCGCGTGTCGCTGGGCATCGAGCACATCGACGACATTCAGGAGGACTTCGCGCAGGCGCTGGCTGCCGCCCTGGTGGAAGCGCAGGAGGACGCGCCCCGGGAGGAGGTGTGA
- a CDS encoding peptide chain release factor 3 produces MTTTEPNPSPGQTPPAAQAAAVPDAVLEAEIARRRTFAIISHPDAGKTTITEKLLLYGGAILEAGSVTAKEGRAHTKSDWMSIEQQRGISISSSALTFEYEGRHINLLDTPGHQDFSEDTYRTLTAADSALMVLDAARGVQMQTEKLFAVCRNRHVPILTFVNKMDRPALDPFDLLQQLENVLQITAVPLTWPIGDGPDFKGVYDLQTGQVLAFERTSGGKHRAPMQTAGLDDPRLIGLVGADLAAKLKEDVELIEAAMPEFDPAGFLSGELTPVFFGSAMNNFGVEHFLSNFVELAPPPGPTQTTLGERDPDAPFAGFIFKLQANMSKHHRDRTAFMRVMSGHFVRGMDVTHTRSGRKLRLSQAHTLFAQDREKVEEAYPGDIVGLVNPGVFQIGDVISLEAKVALPGFPRFTPETFATLTLKDVGKRKAFMKGLTQLAEEGVVQVFFPTDGARDPYLGAVGPLQFEVFQARLQEEYGVDVELNITGYGLVRWLAGDAGSVARFARHVEDDQGRPVMLFRSKYDLEYTAEQHPEIEFLPLPKDLTRV; encoded by the coding sequence ATGACCACCACCGAACCCAACCCCAGCCCGGGTCAGACCCCTCCTGCGGCTCAGGCCGCCGCCGTCCCGGACGCCGTGCTGGAGGCTGAGATCGCCCGCCGCCGGACCTTTGCCATCATCTCGCACCCGGACGCCGGGAAAACCACCATCACCGAAAAGCTGCTGCTGTACGGCGGCGCGATCCTGGAGGCCGGGTCCGTGACGGCCAAGGAAGGGCGCGCCCACACCAAATCCGACTGGATGAGCATCGAGCAGCAGCGCGGGATCTCCATTTCCAGCTCGGCGCTGACTTTCGAGTACGAGGGGCGGCACATTAATCTGCTGGACACCCCCGGCCACCAGGATTTTTCCGAGGACACCTACCGCACCCTGACCGCCGCCGACAGCGCCCTGATGGTGCTGGACGCGGCCCGTGGCGTGCAGATGCAGACCGAGAAACTGTTCGCGGTGTGCCGCAACCGCCACGTGCCGATCCTGACCTTCGTGAACAAGATGGACCGCCCGGCGCTGGACCCCTTTGATCTGCTGCAGCAGCTGGAAAACGTCCTTCAGATCACGGCAGTGCCGCTGACGTGGCCCATCGGCGACGGCCCGGATTTCAAGGGCGTCTACGACCTGCAGACCGGGCAGGTGCTGGCCTTCGAGCGCACCTCCGGCGGCAAGCATCGCGCCCCGATGCAGACGGCAGGCCTGGACGATCCGCGCCTGATCGGGCTGGTAGGCGCCGATCTGGCCGCCAAGCTCAAGGAGGACGTGGAGCTGATCGAGGCCGCCATGCCCGAATTTGATCCGGCGGGCTTCCTGTCGGGTGAACTGACCCCAGTGTTCTTCGGCAGCGCCATGAATAACTTCGGCGTCGAGCATTTCCTGAGCAACTTCGTGGAACTTGCGCCCCCGCCCGGTCCCACCCAGACGACGCTGGGCGAGCGCGACCCGGACGCTCCGTTTGCGGGATTCATCTTCAAGCTCCAGGCCAACATGAGCAAGCACCACCGCGACCGCACGGCCTTCATGCGCGTGATGAGCGGTCATTTCGTGCGTGGTATGGACGTGACCCATACTCGCAGCGGGCGCAAGCTGCGGCTGTCACAGGCGCACACCCTGTTTGCCCAGGACCGCGAGAAGGTGGAAGAGGCCTATCCCGGCGACATCGTGGGGCTGGTCAACCCCGGCGTGTTCCAGATCGGCGACGTGATCAGCCTGGAGGCGAAGGTGGCGCTGCCGGGCTTCCCACGGTTCACCCCTGAGACCTTTGCCACGCTGACCCTCAAGGACGTGGGCAAGCGCAAGGCATTCATGAAGGGCCTGACCCAGCTGGCCGAGGAAGGGGTGGTGCAGGTCTTTTTCCCCACCGATGGGGCGCGTGATCCGTACCTGGGCGCGGTCGGCCCCCTCCAGTTTGAGGTCTTCCAGGCCCGCTTGCAGGAGGAATACGGTGTGGATGTGGAGCTGAACATCACCGGCTATGGGCTGGTGCGCTGGCTGGCTGGGGACGCCGGATCGGTGGCCCGCTTTGCCCGCCATGTTGAGGACGATCAGGGCCGCCCGGTGATGCTGTTCCGCAGCAAGTACGATCTGGAATACACCGCCGAGCAGCACCCGGAGATTGAGTTCCTGCCGTTGCCTAAAGACCTGACACGGGTGTAG
- a CDS encoding DUF3105 domain-containing protein, whose amino-acid sequence MKRALFSFLLLTLTACGNSTKLEGLQTFTYAAGDHRSGSLVYAENPPAGGAHNALWQNCGVYSQELYREYAVHSLEHGAVWITYRPDLDAAGVAQLRALVDGRPYTLLSPYAGMDTPIAASAWGAQIKVESPDDARLKPFLDKYEQGPTAPERGAACSGGYSGVR is encoded by the coding sequence ATGAAACGCGCCCTGTTTTCTTTCCTTCTCCTGACCCTGACCGCCTGCGGCAACAGCACCAAGCTGGAGGGCCTTCAGACCTTCACCTACGCGGCGGGCGATCACCGCAGCGGCTCGCTGGTGTACGCCGAGAACCCGCCCGCCGGGGGGGCCCACAACGCGCTGTGGCAGAACTGCGGCGTCTACAGCCAGGAGCTGTACCGCGAATACGCCGTGCACAGCCTAGAACACGGCGCCGTGTGGATCACCTACCGTCCCGATCTGGACGCGGCGGGGGTGGCGCAACTCAGGGCCCTGGTCGACGGCCGCCCCTACACGCTGCTCAGCCCTTACGCGGGCATGGACACGCCCATCGCCGCGAGTGCCTGGGGTGCGCAGATCAAGGTGGAGAGTCCGGACGACGCCCGCCTGAAGCCCTTTCTGGACAAGTACGAGCAGGGACCGACGGCCCCCGAGCGCGGCGCGGCCTGCTCAGGCGGCTACAGCGGCGTCAGATAG
- a CDS encoding ABC transporter ATP-binding protein, with protein MRTLPQSPGLPTAPADTLEAVNLHVHAGTFPAVRGVSARFETGVFSAVIGPNGAGKSTLLRALLGLNRPESGEVCLFGRPLQGWSRPERSRALAYLAQSEGLPDATRVRDVVALGRGAGEWRFGLLPTRPWTDADEAAVDSALDRTDTRRFEARKVTELSGGERQRVALARALAGQPRFLLLDEPTNHLDLAYALEVIRYLRCEVAGGLGVVAVLHDLNLAARADWLLLLHQGKVLSAGPPETVLTPGNLLAAYGVRARVVRDADRLLVIPED; from the coding sequence ATGAGGACACTGCCGCAATCTCCAGGGCTCCCCACTGCACCCGCCGACACCCTGGAGGCCGTCAATCTGCATGTCCACGCCGGAACTTTCCCTGCGGTGCGTGGGGTGAGTGCCCGCTTTGAGACCGGGGTCTTCTCGGCGGTGATCGGTCCCAACGGCGCGGGCAAGTCCACCCTGCTGCGGGCGCTGCTGGGCCTGAACAGGCCCGAATCCGGCGAGGTGTGCCTGTTCGGGCGTCCGCTGCAGGGTTGGAGCCGCCCGGAACGTTCGCGGGCGCTGGCCTACCTGGCCCAGAGCGAGGGCCTGCCCGACGCCACGCGGGTCCGCGATGTGGTGGCATTAGGGCGCGGCGCGGGCGAGTGGCGCTTCGGCCTGCTGCCCACCCGTCCCTGGACCGACGCGGACGAGGCGGCGGTGGACAGCGCCCTGGACCGCACCGACACCCGCCGCTTCGAGGCACGCAAAGTGACTGAACTGTCCGGCGGCGAGCGGCAGCGGGTGGCGCTGGCCCGCGCCCTGGCCGGGCAGCCGCGCTTCCTGCTGCTGGACGAACCCACCAACCACCTGGACCTGGCCTACGCCCTGGAAGTGATCCGTTACCTGCGCTGCGAGGTGGCCGGTGGCCTGGGTGTGGTGGCCGTGCTGCACGACCTGAATCTGGCGGCGCGGGCCGACTGGCTGCTGCTGCTGCACCAGGGGAAAGTGCTGTCGGCAGGCCCGCCTGAAACGGTGCTGACGCCGGGGAACCTGCTGGCCGCCTACGGCGTGCGCGCAAGAGTGGTGCGGGATGCAGACCGCCTGCTGGTCATCCCGGAGGATTGA